A single genomic interval of Eleutherodactylus coqui strain aEleCoq1 chromosome 3, aEleCoq1.hap1, whole genome shotgun sequence harbors:
- the MKNK1 gene encoding MAP kinase-interacting serine/threonine-protein kinase 1 isoform X2 produces MPSEMVSSQHIPIDDSRKRKKKKKRGRAAEIFTGRFADLYRLTDELLGEGAYAKVQGCVSLHNGKDYAVKIVEKKAGHSRSRVFREVETLYQCQGNKNILELIEFCEDDARFYLVFEKLQGGSILSHIQQRKHFDERDASMVVRDIASALDFLHTKGIAHRDLKPENILCECEDKISPVKICDFDLGSGVKLNSACTPISTPELTTPCGSAEYMAPEVVEVFTEEATFYDKRCDLWSLGVILYIMLSGYPPFVGNCGTDCGWDRGEVCRVCQNKLFESIQEGKYEFPERDWAHISSQAKDLISKLLVRDAKDRLSAAQVLQHPWVQGDAPERGLPTPLVLQKNSSTKDLTLFAAEAIAVNRQLSQHDSDINEENESFIQKICSMRLSPPSKSRLAKRRAQALASKGGGPE; encoded by the exons ACTTGTACAGATTGACGGACGAGCTGCTCGGAGAAGGAGCCTACGCCAAGGTGCAAGGCTGCGTCAGCCTACACAACGGGAAGGATTACGCTGTCAAG ATTGTGGAGAAGAAAGCCGGTCACAGCCGCAGCCGCGTCTTCCGGGAAGTGGAAACGCTCTACCAGTGTCAAGGCAACAA GAACATCTTGGAGCTGATCGAGTTCTGTGAAGATGATGCTCGTTTCTATCTGGTGTTTGAGAAGTTGCAAGGTG GTTCCATCCTGTCCCATATCCAACAGAGGAAGCACTTTGATGAAAGGGATGCCAGTATGGTCGTCCGGGACATTGCCTCTGCCTTGGACTTCCTCCATACAAAAG GGATTGCACATCGAGATCTGAAGCCGGAGAACATCCTGTGTGAATGTGAAGATAAG ATTTCACCAGTAAAAATCTGTGACTTTGATCTTGGAAGCGGCGTGAAGCTGAACAGTGCGTGTACGCCGATCTCCACCCCGGAGCTCACCACTCCT tGCGGCTCCGCAGAGTACATGGCCCCTGAGGTGGTGGAAGTCTTCACAGAAGAAGCTACATTCTATGATAAGCGTTGTGATTTGTGGAGCTTGGGTGTCATCCTGTACATAATGCTCAGCGGCTACCCGCCCTTCGTGGGGAATTGTGGGACAGACTGTGGCTGGGACCGGGGAGAAGTCTGCAGAGTGTGCCAG AACAAGCTGTTTGAAAGTATTCAAGAAGGCAAATATGAGTTTCCTGAGAGGGACTGGGCCCACATCTCCAGCCAGGCCAAGGACTTGATTTCTAAGCTGTTGGTCCGCGATGCCAAAGACCGCCTCAGCGCAGCACAAGTTCTTCAACACCCCTGGGTTCAAGGG GATGCTCCTGAAAGAGGCCTGCCGACCCCGCTGGTTCTTCAGAA GAACAGCAGCACTAAAGACTTGACGCTGTTTGCAGCGGAGGCCATTGCGGTAAACCGGCAGCTTTCCCAACACGATAGCGACATCAACGAAGAGAACGAGAGCTTCATCCAGAAGATCTGCTCCATGcgactctctcccccctccaagtCTCGCCTAGCTAAGCGGCGAGCACAAGCCCTGGCCAGTAAAGGGGGCGGCCCTGAGTGA
- the MKNK1 gene encoding MAP kinase-interacting serine/threonine-protein kinase 1 isoform X1 encodes MPSEMVSSQHIPIDDSRKRKKKKKRGRAAEIFTGRFADLYRLTDELLGEGAYAKVQGCVSLHNGKDYAVKVRLQIVEKKAGHSRSRVFREVETLYQCQGNKNILELIEFCEDDARFYLVFEKLQGGSILSHIQQRKHFDERDASMVVRDIASALDFLHTKGIAHRDLKPENILCECEDKISPVKICDFDLGSGVKLNSACTPISTPELTTPCGSAEYMAPEVVEVFTEEATFYDKRCDLWSLGVILYIMLSGYPPFVGNCGTDCGWDRGEVCRVCQNKLFESIQEGKYEFPERDWAHISSQAKDLISKLLVRDAKDRLSAAQVLQHPWVQGDAPERGLPTPLVLQKNSSTKDLTLFAAEAIAVNRQLSQHDSDINEENESFIQKICSMRLSPPSKSRLAKRRAQALASKGGGPE; translated from the exons ACTTGTACAGATTGACGGACGAGCTGCTCGGAGAAGGAGCCTACGCCAAGGTGCAAGGCTGCGTCAGCCTACACAACGGGAAGGATTACGCTGTCAAGGTGAGGCTTCAG ATTGTGGAGAAGAAAGCCGGTCACAGCCGCAGCCGCGTCTTCCGGGAAGTGGAAACGCTCTACCAGTGTCAAGGCAACAA GAACATCTTGGAGCTGATCGAGTTCTGTGAAGATGATGCTCGTTTCTATCTGGTGTTTGAGAAGTTGCAAGGTG GTTCCATCCTGTCCCATATCCAACAGAGGAAGCACTTTGATGAAAGGGATGCCAGTATGGTCGTCCGGGACATTGCCTCTGCCTTGGACTTCCTCCATACAAAAG GGATTGCACATCGAGATCTGAAGCCGGAGAACATCCTGTGTGAATGTGAAGATAAG ATTTCACCAGTAAAAATCTGTGACTTTGATCTTGGAAGCGGCGTGAAGCTGAACAGTGCGTGTACGCCGATCTCCACCCCGGAGCTCACCACTCCT tGCGGCTCCGCAGAGTACATGGCCCCTGAGGTGGTGGAAGTCTTCACAGAAGAAGCTACATTCTATGATAAGCGTTGTGATTTGTGGAGCTTGGGTGTCATCCTGTACATAATGCTCAGCGGCTACCCGCCCTTCGTGGGGAATTGTGGGACAGACTGTGGCTGGGACCGGGGAGAAGTCTGCAGAGTGTGCCAG AACAAGCTGTTTGAAAGTATTCAAGAAGGCAAATATGAGTTTCCTGAGAGGGACTGGGCCCACATCTCCAGCCAGGCCAAGGACTTGATTTCTAAGCTGTTGGTCCGCGATGCCAAAGACCGCCTCAGCGCAGCACAAGTTCTTCAACACCCCTGGGTTCAAGGG GATGCTCCTGAAAGAGGCCTGCCGACCCCGCTGGTTCTTCAGAA GAACAGCAGCACTAAAGACTTGACGCTGTTTGCAGCGGAGGCCATTGCGGTAAACCGGCAGCTTTCCCAACACGATAGCGACATCAACGAAGAGAACGAGAGCTTCATCCAGAAGATCTGCTCCATGcgactctctcccccctccaagtCTCGCCTAGCTAAGCGGCGAGCACAAGCCCTGGCCAGTAAAGGGGGCGGCCCTGAGTGA